The genomic DNA TCGAGACAATTCAGACAATTCCCAATAGACATAGACAGATGTCGGGGATTGGACGATCGCATGGATGATGTCGTCTTCATAATGAGTCGCCATTCCAAACGCATCTCGTTCCAATGAAGGAATTGCTGTCAACGCAGGTACGATTTCATTTTGTTTCGAAGCACTCACGGTTACGCCCGCCTTCTTCTTTTTAGGTTTAGTGACTGCAGTCGTTTCCGTTGAAACTGCTTTATTTTCCGTTAGTGACTTCCGGTATTTACTCCAGGCATATTTCACCTTACCTTCTGTCGATTCCACTTTTTCTGCAATTTGTTTAATGGTCAGCCCTTGTTCTTTTAATTTTATGATTTTCTCAAGCATTACCTATCACCTCTTTCTCTTTATTCACTTCTTTCTTATTCTACAAACTTGTTTCAAAATCCTTTACAAAAAAAAGTAGGCTGAGGATCTCCCTCTAGCCTACTGTACTTAGCTATTCAAATCATAGTGTTTTCCTTTTTCTAAATAAATCAAATGCTCACCGACATTCGTCAAATGGTCTCCCATCCGTTCGATATAACGGCAAATATTTGTGAATTGCATGATTTCATCAACGACAATCGGCTGTAAGGACATATGCCGCATATATTGGCGCAATGCTTTATACGTCGTGTCATCAATGATGTTATCGAGATCCGATAATGCCTTTGCTTTTTCAATATCGCCATCTCGATACGCGACAATCGCCGTTTCCGTCATATCGAGTAATGTTTCGAACGCTTCTTTTAACAACGAGATATCAATCACGTAAGGGAACGTTTCGACACGTAAAACGGCTTTCGAGATATTTCCCGCGTAATCGGCAATCCGCTCAAGGTCGGTTGCAATCTTGATTGCTGTGATCAAACGACGTAAGTCCGTAGCAACCGGCTGTTGTTTCGCAATCAGTAAAATCGCATCATCGTTGATTTCGAGTTCCAGTGCATCGAGTTCACTGTCGTTTTCGATGACTTTAAGCGCAATCTCACGGTCATACTTTTCGAGTGCTTCCGCTGTCGTCGCAATCTGTTGCATCGTCTTCCTTGCTAACAAAAATACTTTTTGATCGAGTACTGCCAGGTTTTCACCAAAAATCGTCCGATTTGCTGCCATTGAAAAGTTCCTCCTCGTTATCCGAATCGTCCTGAGATATAGTCTTCTGTCCGTTTGTCACTCGGATTTGAGAAAATTCGATCCGTTTGGTCAAATTCAACGACTTCACCGTTCAAGAAGAAAGCTGTTTTATCAGAGACACGTGCTGCTTGTTGCATGTTATGCGTTACGATGATGATTGAGTAATCTTTTTTTAATTCCTGTACCAATTCTTCAACTTTTAACGTCGAAATCGGGTCGAGGGCTGATGTCGGTTCGTCCATCAAGATGACGTCCGGCTCGATTGCCAGGCAACGGGCGATACAGAGACGTTGTTGTTGTCCACCTGATAGTCCATAAGCGTTTTCGTTCAGACGATCCTTGACCTCTTCCCAAATCGCTGCTCCACGTAAGCTTCGTTCAACGATTTCATCCAAGATTTTTTTGTTCTTAACCCCATGAACACGTGGTCCATAAGCGATATTGTCATAAATCGATTTTGGGAATGGGTTTGGTTGCTGAAAGACCATTCCAACCGATGTGCGTAATTCTTCGACTTCATAATCCTTATCGAAAATATTGCGACCATGGTATTCAATGACACCATTCGTCCGCACGATCGGAACGAGTTCGACCATTCGGTTCAATGTCTTGATGAATGTCGATTTCCCGCATCCTGACGGTCCGATGATGGCCGTCACTTCATTTTGTTTGATATCAAGATTTACATCTTTTAAGGCATGATCATCGCCGTACCATAGATTCAAATCATTTACACGGTATACACTTTGTCGCGCAGCTACTGGTTGATTCATTGTTTTTGCCCCTTCTTTGGCTGGTTTCGTCGTCAGCTTCGTATCCATCATCTGTGTTCCTCCTTAGTGATTCAGAACGTAATTCGTTATATCTAGTTGATTAGTATCGTTTTGAAAAACGGTTTCGAATCCAAATCGCAAGTGAGTTCATCGTTAAGAGGATGACCATCAGGACGATGATTCCGGCTGCCGCAAGACCTTGGAAGTCAGCTTGCGGACGGCTTGTCCAGTTGTAGATTTGAATCGGTAAGGCCGTAAACTCTGAGAAAATCCCTTCCGGCGCCCGTGCGATGAAGATGGCTGCTCCGACCATGATGAGCGGTGCTGTCTCTCCAATTGCCCGTGAAACGGCAAGGATGATTCCTGTGATGACCCCTGGAAGGGATGCGGGTAAGACAACTTTGAATGTCGTCTGCCATTTCGAAGCACCCAGTGCAAGCGATGCATGACGCATTGCTTGCGGCACCGCACGAATCGCTTCTTGCGATGACACGATGACAACCGGCAAACTCATCAGAGCAAGCGTTAAAGCTCCTGCAATCAATGTTGAGCCGAAGCCCATGTTACGGACAAAAAATGTGAGTCCGAGTAATCCGAAAACGATTGACGGAACACCCGCTAAGTTTGAGATATTGACTTCAATGAAAGACGTCATCCGACTTTTTTTAGCGTATTCCTCTAAATAAATCGCCGCTCCGACACCCAGGATGAAGATCATCGGAATAATCAAAAGCATCAGGAAGATTGATCCCATTAACGCTGGGTATACACCCGCATTTGCCGGTCGACGGGACGGTGAATTTTGCAGGAAATCGAGTGATAACCAGGCAGCTCCGTCACGAATGACACCAAAGAGAAGAATACCAAGCACAACTAAACCAAATAACAATCCAATCAGGAAAACGACTTTCGTGACATTATTGACGACAAGGCGTTGGCTGATTGATTTTTTCACAGCAACAGGATCAATAAACTTTTTTTGTACAGGTTGTTTTTCTGGTAAGGCCATCTTAATACTCCTCTCTGAAACGACGCGTGATCCAGTTCGCGAGTAAGTTCATCAAAAGAGTAAAGACGAACAACAACGTACCGACAGCGTAGATACTGTAATATTCAATCGTTCCATATCCTGCGTCACCAAGGGCAACCTGAACGATATAAGCCGTCATCGTCTGAACCGGCTCCAACGGATTAACTGCAGCCGTCGGGTTTGATCCCCCGGCAATCGTCACGATCATTGTTTCACCGATTGCGCGTGACATACCAAGAACGATGGAAGCGATGATTCCTGAAAGTGCAGCCGGGACAACCACTTTTAAAGCTACTTCAAGACGTGTTGAACCCAGTGCCAATGCGCCGTCCCGAATTTTTTTCGGAACTGAGCTCATCGCATCCTCTGAAATCGAGGCAATCATCGGAATAATCATGATTCCGACAACAATCCCCGGACTTAACGCATTATAAATCGCAAGACCCGGAATTAATTTAACAAGTAACGGTGTAACAAACGTTAAGGCGAAAAATCCGAAAACGATGGTCGGAACGCCTGCTAATACTTCAAGAATCGGTTTGAGAACACGACGGGCGCGTTCTGATGCATACTCACTTAAGTAAATCGCAGAAGTGAGTCCGATCGGCACGGCAACTAGCATCGCAATCACGGTAATTTCAAGGGTTCCGACGACAAGCGGCCAAATTCCATACTCCGGTTGAGAGTTCAGCGGGTACCAGCTTGTACTGCCGAAGAATTCTTTGAACGAGACGACTTCAAAGAAGTGTTCTGTTTCAATAACTAACGTGAGAATGATGCCGATGGTCGTAACGACTGAAACGAACGCACAGAGAAATAGTACGATCGGCATAAAACGTTCCATGATGTTTTTCATACTGAATTTTTGTTGTCGGTTCTTTTGGATCAGCTCACGAACCGATTTGTTTGATGATTGATTCACCCTTCTTCGCTCCCTACTTCATCATACCTACATAAGAACGGGACCCCAAAAAAGGGAAATCCCCCTTTTTTCGGGCCGTCCTTGTGTAATG from Exiguobacterium sibiricum 7-3 includes the following:
- the pstA gene encoding phosphate ABC transporter permease PstA; amino-acid sequence: MALPEKQPVQKKFIDPVAVKKSISQRLVVNNVTKVVFLIGLLFGLVVLGILLFGVIRDGAAWLSLDFLQNSPSRRPANAGVYPALMGSIFLMLLIIPMIFILGVGAAIYLEEYAKKSRMTSFIEVNISNLAGVPSIVFGLLGLTFFVRNMGFGSTLIAGALTLALMSLPVVIVSSQEAIRAVPQAMRHASLALGASKWQTTFKVVLPASLPGVITGIILAVSRAIGETAPLIMVGAAIFIARAPEGIFSEFTALPIQIYNWTSRPQADFQGLAAAGIIVLMVILLTMNSLAIWIRNRFSKRY
- the pstB gene encoding phosphate ABC transporter ATP-binding protein PstB; its protein translation is MNQPVAARQSVYRVNDLNLWYGDDHALKDVNLDIKQNEVTAIIGPSGCGKSTFIKTLNRMVELVPIVRTNGVIEYHGRNIFDKDYEVEELRTSVGMVFQQPNPFPKSIYDNIAYGPRVHGVKNKKILDEIVERSLRGAAIWEEVKDRLNENAYGLSGGQQQRLCIARCLAIEPDVILMDEPTSALDPISTLKVEELVQELKKDYSIIIVTHNMQQAARVSDKTAFFLNGEVVEFDQTDRIFSNPSDKRTEDYISGRFG
- the phoU gene encoding phosphate signaling complex protein PhoU — protein: MAANRTIFGENLAVLDQKVFLLARKTMQQIATTAEALEKYDREIALKVIENDSELDALELEINDDAILLIAKQQPVATDLRRLITAIKIATDLERIADYAGNISKAVLRVETFPYVIDISLLKEAFETLLDMTETAIVAYRDGDIEKAKALSDLDNIIDDTTYKALRQYMRHMSLQPIVVDEIMQFTNICRYIERMGDHLTNVGEHLIYLEKGKHYDLNS
- the pstC gene encoding phosphate ABC transporter permease subunit PstC, yielding MNQSSNKSVRELIQKNRQQKFSMKNIMERFMPIVLFLCAFVSVVTTIGIILTLVIETEHFFEVVSFKEFFGSTSWYPLNSQPEYGIWPLVVGTLEITVIAMLVAVPIGLTSAIYLSEYASERARRVLKPILEVLAGVPTIVFGFFALTFVTPLLVKLIPGLAIYNALSPGIVVGIMIIPMIASISEDAMSSVPKKIRDGALALGSTRLEVALKVVVPAALSGIIASIVLGMSRAIGETMIVTIAGGSNPTAAVNPLEPVQTMTAYIVQVALGDAGYGTIEYYSIYAVGTLLFVFTLLMNLLANWITRRFREEY